In Musa acuminata AAA Group cultivar baxijiao chromosome BXJ3-11, Cavendish_Baxijiao_AAA, whole genome shotgun sequence, one DNA window encodes the following:
- the LOC103973746 gene encoding small ribosomal subunit protein eS10z isoform X2, translating to MIIPNKNRHEICKYLFQEGVLYAKKDYNLGKHPEIDVPNLQVIKLMQSFKSREYVRETFAWQHYYWYLTNDGIEYLRTLLNLPSEIVPATLKKSSRPPPTRPFGSGPPGDRPRGPPRFEGDRPRFGDRDGYRGGPRAGPPGELGDKGGAPAEFQPSFRGVGGRTGFGRGGGGYGPVFSFLSRSCLSFLLRIERVFTLRNAESCWCGVC from the exons ATG ATCATCCCGAATAAGAACCGCCATGAAATCTGCAAATACCTCTTCCAAG AGGGGGTGCTGTACGCGAAGAAGGACTATAACCTCGGGAAGCACCCGGAGATCGATGTGCCGAACCTCCAGGTGATCAAGCTCATGCAGAGCTTCAAATCGAGGGAGTATGTGCGTGAGACCTTTGCCTGGCAGCACTACTACTGGTACCTTACGAATGATGGCATTGAGTACCTGAGAACACTTCTTAACCTGCCATCGGAGATTGTTCCTGCAACCCTGAAGAAGTCTTCAAGGCCACCACCGACCCGCCCATTTGGCTCTGGTCCTCCTGGTGATCGCCCCAG GGGACCGCCCCGGTTTGAAGGAGATAGGCCAAGGTTTGGAGACAGGGATGGGTACCGTGGTGGCCCTCGTGCTGGGCCGCCTGGTGAATTAGGGGACAAGGGTGGTGCACCTGCTGAGTTCCAACCATCTTTCCGG GGTGTCGGTGGCAGGACTGGATTTGGCCGTGGAGGTGGAGGATATGGACCAG TTTTCAGTTTCCTGTCAAGATCATGCTTGAGCTTCTTATTGAGAATCGAGAGAGTTTTCACACTCCGTAATGCTGAAAG CTGTTGGTGTGGCGTATGCTGA
- the LOC103973745 gene encoding VAMP-like protein YKT61 isoform X2 — translation MKITALLLLRTAGDYSSSSGPSDPVVLANASDVSHFGYFQRMAAKEFILFVARTVAKRTPPGQRQSVQHEEYKVHSYNRNGLCALAFMDDHYPVRSAFSLLNKVLDEYQKTFGDSWRVQQTDSNQPWPFLTEAFTKFQDPAEADKLLKIQRDLDETKILLHKTIDNVLARGEKLDSLVEKSSDLSAASQMFYKQARKTNQCCTLL, via the exons ATGAAGATCACCGCCCTCCTCCTTCTGAGAACCGCCGGCGACTACTCCTCATCCTCAGGGCCGTCGGATCCGGTGGTCCTCGCTAACGCCTCCGACGTCAGCCACTTCGGCTACTTCCAGAGGATGGCCGCCAAGGAGTTCATCCTCTTCGTCGCTCGCACTGTCGCCAAGCGCACGCCCCCGGGCCAGCGCCAGTCCGTTCAGCACGAAG AGTACAAGGTGCACTCTTACAATCGGAATGGTCTTTGTGCTTTGGCATTTATGGACGATCATTATCCAGTCCGAAGTGCATTTTCTCTCTTAAACAAG GTACTAGATGAATATCAGAAGACTTTTGGGGATTCTTGGAGAGTTCAACAGACAGATTCTAATCAACCATGGCCGTTTCTAACTGAAGCCTTCACTAAATTTCAG GATCCTGCAGAGGCTGACAAGTTGTTGAAAATTCAGAGGGACCTGGATGAAACTAAGATACTTCTA CATAAGACTATCGATAATGTGCTTGCACGAGGAGAGAAGTTGGATAGCCTAGTCGAGAAGAGTTCAGATCTAAGTGCAGCATCACAG ATGTTTTACAAGCAGGCTAGGAAAACCAACCAATGCTGTACATTGTTGTAA
- the LOC103973746 gene encoding small ribosomal subunit protein eS10z isoform X1 translates to MIIPNKNRHEICKYLFQEGVLYAKKDYNLGKHPEIDVPNLQVIKLMQSFKSREYVRETFAWQHYYWYLTNDGIEYLRTLLNLPSEIVPATLKKSSRPPPTRPFGSGPPGDRPRGPPRFEGDRPRFGDRDGYRGGPRAGPPGELGDKGGAPAEFQPSFRGVGGRTGFGRGGGGYGPVFSFLSRSCLSFLLRIERVFTLRNAERLQLVSCWCGVC, encoded by the exons ATG ATCATCCCGAATAAGAACCGCCATGAAATCTGCAAATACCTCTTCCAAG AGGGGGTGCTGTACGCGAAGAAGGACTATAACCTCGGGAAGCACCCGGAGATCGATGTGCCGAACCTCCAGGTGATCAAGCTCATGCAGAGCTTCAAATCGAGGGAGTATGTGCGTGAGACCTTTGCCTGGCAGCACTACTACTGGTACCTTACGAATGATGGCATTGAGTACCTGAGAACACTTCTTAACCTGCCATCGGAGATTGTTCCTGCAACCCTGAAGAAGTCTTCAAGGCCACCACCGACCCGCCCATTTGGCTCTGGTCCTCCTGGTGATCGCCCCAG GGGACCGCCCCGGTTTGAAGGAGATAGGCCAAGGTTTGGAGACAGGGATGGGTACCGTGGTGGCCCTCGTGCTGGGCCGCCTGGTGAATTAGGGGACAAGGGTGGTGCACCTGCTGAGTTCCAACCATCTTTCCGG GGTGTCGGTGGCAGGACTGGATTTGGCCGTGGAGGTGGAGGATATGGACCAG TTTTCAGTTTCCTGTCAAGATCATGCTTGAGCTTCTTATTGAGAATCGAGAGAGTTTTCACACTCCGTAATGCTGAAAG GTTACAACTTGTTAGCTGTTGGTGTGGCGTATGCTGA
- the LOC103973745 gene encoding VAMP-like protein YKT61 isoform X1 translates to MKITALLLLRTAGDYSSSSGPSDPVVLANASDVSHFGYFQRMAAKEFILFVARTVAKRTPPGQRQSVQHEEYKVHSYNRNGLCALAFMDDHYPVRSAFSLLNKVLDEYQKTFGDSWRVQQTDSNQPWPFLTEAFTKFQDPAEADKLLKIQRDLDETKILLHKTIDNVLARGEKLDSLVEKSSDLSAASQNNKNKICCSKPACLKRCFTSRLGKPTNAVHCCKIARKA, encoded by the exons ATGAAGATCACCGCCCTCCTCCTTCTGAGAACCGCCGGCGACTACTCCTCATCCTCAGGGCCGTCGGATCCGGTGGTCCTCGCTAACGCCTCCGACGTCAGCCACTTCGGCTACTTCCAGAGGATGGCCGCCAAGGAGTTCATCCTCTTCGTCGCTCGCACTGTCGCCAAGCGCACGCCCCCGGGCCAGCGCCAGTCCGTTCAGCACGAAG AGTACAAGGTGCACTCTTACAATCGGAATGGTCTTTGTGCTTTGGCATTTATGGACGATCATTATCCAGTCCGAAGTGCATTTTCTCTCTTAAACAAG GTACTAGATGAATATCAGAAGACTTTTGGGGATTCTTGGAGAGTTCAACAGACAGATTCTAATCAACCATGGCCGTTTCTAACTGAAGCCTTCACTAAATTTCAG GATCCTGCAGAGGCTGACAAGTTGTTGAAAATTCAGAGGGACCTGGATGAAACTAAGATACTTCTA CATAAGACTATCGATAATGTGCTTGCACGAGGAGAGAAGTTGGATAGCCTAGTCGAGAAGAGTTCAGATCTAAGTGCAGCATCACAG AATAATAAAAACAAGATTTGCTGTTCAAAACCAGCTTGCCTCAAAAG ATGTTTTACAAGCAGGCTAGGAAAACCAACCAATGCTGTACATTGTTGTAAAATTGCCCGAAAGGCCTGA
- the LOC103973754 gene encoding NDR1/HIN1-like protein 10 codes for MHRSDLTDVYYGPAVPSSNAYGSARRCSSCFCCSRGPGSLSAILGLTILILAFIVFVSVLMFAFIPPGVDVYVNEASLAEFNYSSDSRNLKFGLSLAMSIRNPTERISIYFDNVEALASYDGCLFDFVVFSAFDLGHKSTANLSPTFQGAQILLGDSAATTYAREKGEGYYSIDVNVRARLRLNGWVYKLRYNRPSIACRLKLPVPGSSGTFKATECPVYYF; via the coding sequence ATGCATCGATCAGATCTGACCGACGTCTACTATGGCCCGGCGGTGCCCTCGAGCAACGCTTACGGCAGCGCCCGCCGTTGCTCCAGCTGCTTCTGCTGCAGCCGCGGCCCGGGCAGCCTCTCGGCTATCCTTGGCCTCACCATCCTCATCCTCGCCTTCATCGTCTTCGTGTCCGTCCTCATGTTCGCCTTCATTCCTCCCGGCGTCGATGTCTACGTCAACGAGGCCTCCCTCGCCGAGTTCAACTACAGCAGCGACAGCCGCAACCTGAAGTTCGGGCTCAGCCTCGCCATGAGCATCCGCAACCCCACCGAGCGGATCAGCATCTACTTCGACAACGTGGAGGCGCTGGCGAGCTACGATGGCTGCCTTTTCGACTTCGTCGTTTTCTCCGCCTTCGACCTGGGCCACAAAAGCACGGCGAATCTCTCCCCGACGTTCCAGGGCGCACAGATCCTGCTGGGGGACTCGGCGGCGACGACGTACGCGAGGGAGAAGGGCGAGGGCTACTACTCCATCGACGTGAATGTGCGGGCGAGGCTGAGGCTCAACGGGTGGGTCTATAAGCTCCGTTACAACCGGCCAAGTATCGCCTGCAGGTTGAAGCTTCCGGTGCCGGGGAGCTCCGGCACCTTCAAGGCCACCGAGTGCCCCGTGTACTACTTTTAA
- the LOC103973746 gene encoding small ribosomal subunit protein eS10z isoform X3, with translation MIIPNKNRHEICKYLFQEGVLYAKKDYNLGKHPEIDVPNLQVIKLMQSFKSREYVRETFAWQHYYWYLTNDGIEYLRTLLNLPSEIVPATLKKSSRPPPTRPFGSGPPGDRPRGPPRFEGDRPRFGDRDGYRGGPRAGPPGELGDKGGAPAEFQPSFRGVGGRTGFGRGGGGYGPGYNLLAVGVAYAEMEGRLELTVVYGQNLVAI, from the exons ATG ATCATCCCGAATAAGAACCGCCATGAAATCTGCAAATACCTCTTCCAAG AGGGGGTGCTGTACGCGAAGAAGGACTATAACCTCGGGAAGCACCCGGAGATCGATGTGCCGAACCTCCAGGTGATCAAGCTCATGCAGAGCTTCAAATCGAGGGAGTATGTGCGTGAGACCTTTGCCTGGCAGCACTACTACTGGTACCTTACGAATGATGGCATTGAGTACCTGAGAACACTTCTTAACCTGCCATCGGAGATTGTTCCTGCAACCCTGAAGAAGTCTTCAAGGCCACCACCGACCCGCCCATTTGGCTCTGGTCCTCCTGGTGATCGCCCCAG GGGACCGCCCCGGTTTGAAGGAGATAGGCCAAGGTTTGGAGACAGGGATGGGTACCGTGGTGGCCCTCGTGCTGGGCCGCCTGGTGAATTAGGGGACAAGGGTGGTGCACCTGCTGAGTTCCAACCATCTTTCCGG GGTGTCGGTGGCAGGACTGGATTTGGCCGTGGAGGTGGAGGATATGGACCAG GTTACAACTTGTTAGCTGTTGGTGTGGCGTATGCTGAGATGGAAGGTCGGCTCGAGCTCACAGTGGTTTACGGTCAAAATCTTGTTGCAATATGA